Proteins from a single region of bacterium:
- a CDS encoding Crp/Fnr family transcriptional regulator, with protein MRFELLRHVPLFRGLTMQDLERIAELMVPKKFKRNNLIIFEDDLGQNLFIIDKGRVKVSGISNEGGEAIFAILGEGDFFGELSIIDGLARSATVTSIEDVELWVLNRNTFLDLIDKYPSMAIELLKELAARIRKSDAQIKSLTLKDARGRVANTLIRMAEDIGSIRDGRVVIQNLPLQRDVANLAGTSRETISRLLSKFEEEGLIRRSGSSLIFNDFEEFKRRLR; from the coding sequence ATGAGATTTGAACTTTTACGTCATGTTCCGCTTTTCCGTGGACTGACAATGCAGGATTTGGAACGCATCGCCGAGCTGATGGTTCCGAAAAAATTTAAACGCAACAACCTTATTATCTTTGAAGACGATCTCGGTCAGAACCTATTCATTATCGACAAAGGTCGAGTGAAAGTTAGTGGAATCTCGAATGAAGGCGGCGAAGCGATTTTCGCGATTCTCGGTGAAGGGGATTTCTTCGGCGAACTATCCATTATCGATGGTTTAGCGCGCAGTGCAACAGTCACCTCAATAGAGGATGTCGAGCTGTGGGTATTGAATCGCAATACCTTCCTCGATTTGATCGATAAGTATCCTTCGATGGCAATTGAGTTACTCAAGGAACTTGCCGCACGAATTCGCAAATCCGATGCGCAGATAAAAAGCTTAACGTTGAAGGATGCGCGAGGCAGAGTAGCGAATACGTTAATTCGGATGGCGGAAGATATTGGTTCGATTCGAGATGGTCGGGTCGTAATTCAAAATCTTCCTTTGCAACGCGACGTTGCGAATTTGGCGGGCACCAGCCGCGAAACGATTTCCCGTTTACTCTCCAAGTTTGAAGAAGAAGGATTGATCAGGCGTTCTGGCTCGTCCCTCATCTTCAATGATTTTGAGGAATTCAAGCGCCGTCTTCGATAG
- the meaB gene encoding methylmalonyl Co-A mutase-associated GTPase MeaB: MKTVVDFIRDNDTRSFARLLTKLESGDVELRDRVNREYTSLGRADRIGITGPPGAGKSSLVTMMAKRYRELGKTVAIIAVDPSSPFSGGALLGDRIRMQILGGDSGVFIRSMASRGASGGLARGVDEAADLFDLGGYDVILLETVGVGQSELEVARAADTTLVVLVPQSGDSIQGMKAGLMEIADVFVMNKSDSDGADRATQQLSSAISLKMWDGWTPPVLNTIATENKGIVELIENIDTHHRTLAESGMMKTRRDRRFARRLRSLLTERVERELWGDGREAMLLAGIETGRAPSELVEELYRSFRGR, encoded by the coding sequence GTGAAAACTGTAGTTGATTTTATCCGGGACAATGACACTCGTTCCTTTGCCCGGCTTCTAACAAAATTAGAGAGCGGTGACGTCGAATTACGTGACCGTGTTAACCGTGAATACACCAGTTTAGGTCGTGCTGACCGAATAGGTATTACGGGTCCGCCTGGCGCTGGCAAATCTTCGCTGGTGACGATGATGGCGAAGCGTTACCGTGAATTGGGGAAAACAGTAGCGATTATTGCAGTCGATCCCTCATCGCCCTTTAGTGGTGGGGCATTGCTTGGTGACCGGATTCGGATGCAGATCTTAGGCGGTGACAGCGGAGTGTTTATCCGCAGTATGGCGTCGCGTGGCGCCAGCGGCGGACTTGCCCGCGGGGTCGATGAAGCAGCGGATTTATTTGATTTAGGTGGTTACGACGTAATTCTGTTAGAGACCGTCGGCGTCGGACAATCGGAGTTAGAAGTTGCCCGCGCTGCTGATACGACACTTGTTGTATTAGTTCCGCAATCCGGCGATTCAATTCAGGGAATGAAAGCCGGCTTGATGGAAATCGCCGACGTTTTCGTAATGAACAAATCCGATAGCGATGGCGCTGATCGTGCGACCCAGCAGCTTAGCAGCGCGATTTCGTTAAAGATGTGGGACGGTTGGACGCCGCCCGTCTTGAACACCATTGCGACGGAAAACAAAGGCATCGTCGAGTTAATTGAAAACATCGACACGCATCATCGTACGTTAGCGGAATCAGGCATGATGAAAACACGGCGGGATCGGCGGTTTGCTCGGCGATTACGCAGTTTGTTGACGGAACGCGTTGAGCGTGAACTATGGGGCGATGGGAGAGAAGCAATGTTGCTCGCCGGGATTGAAACTGGACGAGCGCCGAGTGAATTGGTCGAAGAGTTGTATCGCAGTTTTCGGGGGAGATAA
- a CDS encoding Ig-like domain-containing protein → MLQLQPSHEQMVRKSRVISLAVLLSAIILLFSSCAKIKSPPGGPTDRVGPVPVVTVPEDRQRNVSRDIRIEVLFDSRLKTIDPTLVSISPFPAAGIRVVGKNRRLLIEPLEPLQPNQTYRVTISPKLADERSNPMSEPLELLFSTGDSLDDGVLRGKVYDTTMRSGIWIWAWRIDGEAGSRYQNSEPQPWWDIPDVVTATDSVGGFRFAGLKDGKYRLFAIDDKNRDRRYDPSIDRLGITFEDAIVPRDSAVEFSFQLAQRDTIPPTILNARMVAPRIATVRFSRPVTARIGTQPLIRASDRNSYVGISYPDPTDSTKWWCVFPTVPEVDTLQLSFVNFIDWQGVKIPDTTVTPRFPTQTKGVDTLAPTIVSLNPPPGWVFKKTIWKVKTNLGVRATDFREAFSAITIPDSQVVPLFVQPIDPLTATIRMENELSERRQFELHCNPSKLRSLTDVSGRDTMLVYTYRVYPGDTTGTVETEVIDLWPGASGTVVLEAVSNRFPGSSIGWVSTSSRDIVESATTGILQIQNLPGTYRLRAFRDMNQNGVPDPGTLRPFRHAEPLIIADTVRVRSRWTVETDPIRIR, encoded by the coding sequence ATGTTACAGTTGCAACCATCGCATGAACAGATGGTTAGAAAAAGTCGCGTCATTTCTCTTGCAGTCTTGCTATCAGCAATCATTCTGTTATTTTCGAGTTGTGCAAAGATAAAATCCCCTCCCGGTGGTCCAACAGATCGGGTAGGTCCTGTACCGGTTGTTACTGTCCCTGAGGATCGCCAACGCAATGTATCACGAGATATCCGCATTGAAGTACTATTCGATTCCCGCTTAAAGACAATTGATCCTACACTGGTATCCATATCCCCCTTTCCAGCGGCGGGGATAAGAGTAGTTGGAAAAAACCGTCGATTGCTTATCGAACCGTTGGAACCCTTACAACCGAATCAAACCTATCGAGTAACGATTTCTCCGAAACTGGCTGACGAACGCAGCAATCCAATGTCAGAACCGTTGGAATTGCTGTTTTCTACCGGAGACTCGTTAGATGATGGAGTGTTGCGAGGAAAAGTATACGATACAACCATGCGCTCTGGAATCTGGATATGGGCGTGGCGAATCGACGGAGAAGCGGGTTCACGCTATCAAAACTCGGAACCACAACCTTGGTGGGACATTCCCGACGTGGTTACTGCAACCGATAGTGTTGGTGGCTTCCGGTTTGCCGGTTTGAAGGATGGCAAATACCGTCTGTTTGCCATTGATGATAAAAATCGTGACCGACGTTATGACCCTTCGATCGATCGGTTGGGAATCACGTTTGAAGATGCCATCGTACCGCGAGATTCCGCCGTTGAGTTTTCGTTTCAGTTAGCCCAGCGTGATACAATACCCCCTACGATATTGAACGCGAGGATGGTCGCGCCACGCATTGCGACAGTTCGGTTTAGCCGCCCGGTTACCGCTCGAATTGGCACACAACCACTCATCCGTGCATCCGACCGAAATTCTTACGTGGGAATCTCCTATCCCGACCCTACTGATTCGACGAAATGGTGGTGTGTGTTTCCTACTGTACCGGAAGTAGATACTTTGCAGCTCTCGTTTGTCAATTTTATCGATTGGCAAGGGGTGAAAATTCCCGATACAACGGTTACTCCTCGCTTTCCGACTCAAACCAAAGGGGTAGACACTTTAGCGCCTACTATCGTTTCTTTAAATCCACCTCCGGGCTGGGTGTTTAAGAAAACAATCTGGAAGGTAAAAACAAATCTTGGCGTAAGAGCAACCGATTTTAGAGAAGCGTTTAGCGCGATTACAATACCCGATTCACAGGTCGTACCTTTGTTTGTACAACCAATCGATCCTTTAACGGCTACGATCCGCATGGAAAATGAGTTATCGGAAAGACGTCAGTTTGAATTGCATTGCAATCCATCCAAGCTTCGTTCGCTTACTGATGTTTCTGGTCGCGATACGATGTTGGTGTACACCTATCGTGTCTATCCCGGGGACACAACCGGGACCGTCGAAACCGAAGTGATAGACCTATGGCCTGGTGCATCGGGCACAGTTGTGTTAGAAGCTGTTTCAAACCGTTTTCCCGGGAGTAGCATCGGCTGGGTTAGCACAAGCTCCCGAGACATCGTCGAATCCGCCACAACCGGCATATTGCAGATACAAAATCTTCCCGGAACGTATCGATTACGCGCTTTTCGCGATATGAACCAAAACGGTGTGCCCGATCCTGGTACTTTGAGGCCGTTCCGGCATGCCGAACCATTGATAATCGCTGATACCGTTAGGGTGCGGAGCCGCTGGACAGTGGAGACCGATCCGATCCGGATTCGGTAA
- a CDS encoding mannose-1-phosphate guanylyltransferase: protein MTYAIIMAGGIGSRFWPLSRRNRPKQLLNIFGDRSLIQETIDRLQPLIPPTCVRIVTIEEQIPALRKELPMLQKSSFLAEPLGRNTAPCIGLAAIHLAHVSPQAVLVVLPADHKIAREDDFRDILAMAISRAERGEELITIGIRPTRPETGYGYIQFKGSAQSHGIHKVKTFAEKPDRKMAEQFLHSGDFLWNAGIFIARADTLLEEFQKYLPDFHHDLMEYSKSIGTPHEMRARKQLYNATKSISFDYGIMEHADKVLVIPADIGWSDVGNWNEVKRQLPVDDNGNSVFGDGMTIASSNSFVHSPEHFTAIVGLENVVVVHTPDATLVCHLDRVQEVREIVAALDREKRINLL from the coding sequence ATGACTTATGCAATCATCATGGCAGGTGGCATCGGTTCACGGTTTTGGCCGTTATCTCGCCGCAACCGTCCGAAACAACTACTGAACATTTTTGGTGACCGCTCGTTAATTCAAGAAACAATCGACCGTTTACAACCGCTTATCCCCCCAACTTGTGTCCGGATTGTTACAATCGAGGAGCAAATTCCTGCGCTGCGGAAAGAGCTCCCGATGTTACAAAAGTCGAGTTTCCTCGCCGAACCGCTGGGAAGAAACACTGCACCTTGCATCGGCTTAGCTGCCATTCATCTCGCCCATGTTTCTCCACAGGCGGTACTTGTTGTACTGCCAGCCGACCATAAAATCGCTCGGGAAGACGACTTTCGAGATATTCTGGCTATGGCGATTTCCCGTGCCGAGCGTGGTGAAGAGTTGATAACAATTGGTATTCGACCAACTCGTCCCGAAACCGGCTATGGTTATATTCAGTTCAAAGGGAGTGCCCAATCTCACGGTATTCACAAAGTAAAGACCTTTGCTGAAAAACCAGATCGAAAAATGGCAGAACAATTTCTCCATTCCGGCGATTTTCTTTGGAATGCCGGCATTTTCATCGCTCGTGCAGACACCCTCCTGGAGGAGTTCCAGAAGTATCTTCCGGATTTCCATCACGACTTAATGGAGTACTCGAAATCTATCGGAACCCCTCATGAGATGCGTGCCCGGAAACAGTTGTATAATGCCACGAAATCGATCTCATTTGATTACGGAATAATGGAACATGCCGACAAAGTGCTGGTGATTCCAGCTGATATCGGTTGGTCAGATGTCGGGAACTGGAATGAGGTGAAACGGCAGCTTCCTGTTGACGATAATGGCAATTCGGTCTTTGGTGACGGCATGACAATCGCTTCCAGCAACTCTTTTGTTCATAGCCCGGAACATTTCACGGCAATCGTCGGATTGGAAAATGTCGTCGTGGTCCATACCCCCGATGCGACGTTAGTCTGCCATCTCGACCGAGTGCAGGAAGTGCGGGAAATCGTCGCAGCGCTAGATCGAGAGAAGCGGATAAACCTTCTGTAA